The following proteins are encoded in a genomic region of Candida albicans SC5314 chromosome 4, complete sequence:
- the RGT1 gene encoding Rgt1p (Zn(II)2Cys6 transcription factor; transcriptional repressor involved in the regulation of glucose transporter genes; ortholog of S. cerevisiae Rgt1; mutants display decreased colonization of mouse kidneys) — protein sequence MTTTTIANQIPSINTMLSNVNNNNTPSANSSQSTLINQEQQQAQQQAQQQAQQSQHHRQHQSRSGGTTTNNNYSSSSDPPRKRSKVSRACDPCRKKKIKCNAEYSELEKKVTKICTSCAKNKEICTFDRTPLKRGPSKGYIRDLEEKAGDRISSLSSKSNQASTKANIPFPPSHQYPPPPQQQQKQQSPSIAIIPPNPYPPSNIQQLPFPQNSTTHRVTGSISNTPNNNNNNNNINNGNSPTIKLPPIVNYPSKSLPSPSLSKFNSSISSSQTSNPSSPKSQLSNIPGLLNNDSNTNNNVGGGGGGGGSEQTNSPPIQGPFWKVPYEMPQSSLSRRSSIGSITSTNGGQPNILRRPSVESISSVSTNGSRLPSIRPSISNDYTSDAESEDFYSVQSFRPRSLSRNSQSLSPRNSISSMSSLNGRINRSLAFNSSSVTSPIMIGSPSQQAQVQQQQSQSQLQLQQPPPPPPSSNMTNFMPPQVPIFAPFATTNHIPLNPLDLNLKLYYERFHTIFPILPYDSRIIYNILNDKSQPPWDWLIEVFNHSLNNLINFQQVELQSSIGIFIRLIQSYPFPNETTTTTITDNSLILFFSSLIILSYTNLINGDQYNAGISFTSSVFNDYKICERFIDQITNNKKDNDINVDVNVDVDNIVNYFTKLYYCLNLIDNLNSLTLGTNKNLHSQRIIKFLNHHKKKFLQINNNNNNNNNNNNSILNDCEIFDQLVEMRDKFITIDNTNYQGDDDVNEIINIDLINFNESKSSIHNNTNSNNNNNDDQFLKYFHQLIIDKYKIFKIILQFTKTNTSTSSSTTTTINGTTISNISNNGNNNSIEINSFNQELFNLIKSSNDNILNFANYISTTNNNNNNTSPKTSNSNSNSNFSYLIINNNPILNLSICQLFKSIKLHKLIIDKLPPPTTTTKTTISNDLDIDIDRLNNQLSISFNLLNLNLQNLKIGNMINQILQNKFNQLYKFQFNKSTDNNDIVDVDVDVDDIDMDMDIYKLNQWYDELNHVIVPFIIQDFKDGWI from the coding sequence atgacaacaacaacaatagccAATCAAATACCATCAATTAATACCATGCTAAGTAATgtcaataacaacaacacccCATCAGCAAATAGTTCACAATCAactttaataaatcaagaacaacaacaggcACAACAACAGgcacaacaacaagcacAACAACTGCAGCATCATCGGCAGCATCAATCAAGGAGTGGTGGAACtacaaccaacaacaactattcatcttcatctgaTCCACCTCGTAAAAGATCCAAAGTATCTCGTGCTTGTGATCCATGtcgaaagaaaaagattaaATGTAATGCTGAATATtcagaattggaaaaaaaagtgacCAAAATATGTACTAGTTGTGccaaaaataaagaaatttgtACATTTGATAGAACTCCTTTAAAACGAGGTCCTTCAAAAGGTTATATTCGAgatttagaagaaaaagctGGTGATAGAATATCCTCGTTATCTtctaaatcaaatcaagCATCAACCAAAGCTAATATACCATTTCCACCTTCTCACCAAtatccaccaccaccacaacaacaacaaaaacaacaatcacCTTCAATTGCAATTATACCGCCAAACCCTTATCCTCCTTcaaatattcaacaattacCTTTCCCACAAAATTCAACTACTCATCGAGTAACAGggtcaatatcaaatacccctaataataataataataacaataacattAACAACGGAAACTCGCCTACAATTAAGTTACCACCAATAGTGAATTACCCTTCGAAAAGTTTACCTTCACCCCtgttatcaaaatttaattcatcaatatcatcatcacaaACATCTAATCCATCGAGTCCTAAATCTCAATTGTCTAATATACCCGGGTTATTAAACAATGATAGcaataccaataataatgttgGCGGTGGCGGTGGCGGTGGTGGTTCAGAACAAACTAATAGTCCACCAATTCAAGGTCCATTTTGGAAAGTACCTTATGAAATGCCTCaatcttcattatcaagACGTTCATCTATTGGTAGTATAACCAGTACTAATGGTGGTCAACCAAATATTTTGAGACGACCATCAGTTGAATCTATATCATCAGTTTCAACTAATGGATCAAGATTACCTTCCATTAGaccatcaatatcaaatgaTTATACCAGTGATGCTGAATCAGAAGATTTTTATTCCGTACAATCATTTCGACCTCGAAGTTTATCAAGAAATTCACAATCTTTATCACcaagaaattcaattagTTCAATGTCTAGTTTGAATGGTAGAATCAATAGATCGTTagctttcaattcttcaagtGTTACATCACCAATAATGATAGGATCACCATCACAACAAGCACAGGtgcagcagcaacaactgCAACTgcaactacaactacaacaaccaccaccacctccaccaTCTTCAAATATGACAAATTTTATGCCTCCACAAGTTCCAATTTTTGCTCCGtttgcaacaacaaatcatATTCCATTAAATCCATtagatttaaatttaaaattatattatgAAAGATTTCATACGATTTTCCCTATTTTACCATATGATTCAagaataatttataatattttaaatgataaatctCAACCACCTTGGGATTGGTTAATTGAAGTATTTAATCATAGtcttaataatttaattaattttcaacaagttgaattacaatcatcaattggAATATTTATAAGATTAATTCAATCATATCCATTTCCCAATGAaactaccaccactacaATTACTGAtaattcattgattttattttttagtagtttgataatattaaGTTAtacaaatttaattaatggtGATCAATATAACGCGGGGATTAGTTTCACATCATCAGTATTTAATGATTATAAAATTTGTGAAAGATTTATTGATCAAataactaataataaaaaagataatgatattaatgttgatgttaatgttgatgttgataatattgtaaattatttcacaaaattatattattgtttgaatttaattgataatttgaatagTTTAACTTTGGGaactaataaaaatttacatctgcaaagaattattaaatttttaaatcatcataaaaagaaatttcttcaaattaataacaataacaataacaataataataataataattcaattcttaATGATTGTgaaatttttgatcaattagTTGAAATGAGAGATAAATTTATAACTATAGATAATACCAATTACCAAGGCGATGATGATGtgaatgaaattattaatattgatttaataaatttcaatgaatcaaaatcttcaattcataataatactaatagtaataataataataatgatgatcaatttttgaaatatttccatcaattaattatcgataaatataaaatattcaaaatcatcCTCCAATTTACTAAAACCAATACAAgtacatcatcatcaacaacaacaacgattAATGGGACGACCATATCTAACATATCTAAcaatggtaataataattcaattgaaattaattcatttaatcaagaattatttaatttaattaaatcatcaaatgataatatattaaattttgCCAATTATATAagcaccaccaacaacaacaataacaatacttCCCCTAAAActtccaattcaaattcaaattcaaatttttcatatttaataatcaataataatccaattttaaatttatcaatttgtcaattatttaaatctaTAAAATTACATAAATTaatcattgataaattaccccctccaacaacaacaacaaaaacaacaatatccAATGAtcttgatattgatattgatagattgaataatcaattatctatatcatttaatttattgaatttaaatttacaaaatttaaaaattggtaatatgattaatcaaattttacaaaataaatttaatcaattatataaatttcaattcaataaaagCACCGACAACaatgatattgttgatgttgatgttgatgttgatgatataGATATGGATATggatatttataaattgaatcaatggtatgatgaattgaatcatGTTATTGTACCTTTTATAATTCAAGATTTTAAAGACGGTTGGAtatga
- the ARG83 gene encoding Arg83p (GAL4-like Zn(II)2Cys6 transcription factor; clade-associated expression; null shows abnormal regulation of invasive colony growth, is unable to utilize proline as a nitrogen source; flow model biofilm induced) gives MARRKGRTFEGCWTCRSRKVKCDLTKPQCNRCLKSNRICQGYEIRLGWCQPMIYDHNDTTNNDTFKFLNNEEFEKDLDNFQRRNVELVKYPKHMKYETYEQLNYILNQFDNLEMMNHDNMSKNEDKDSENEKEFTIGPFKCIKWKNINTMNFKKTSNKIMKTPQKSQPLIKPQNESVTSNKSRIKTKTKHSTNTINDTKISNLKSNKITNGNINVYSDLLNFAKLTIVGIKGPKYNITDQTIYHIFEPEFFPNVDSDDDWLIDINEYLDQLFQQQQKNLPNLSNGNDGCSGGLIITPLLQKLLNNFINQSNEILNFNRMGFQFNYIDIFIIPFIQRIFGELICWDFNDIKSTQLNKSLLISQHGSTDDNPNDSEEEEEQEEQDDDDDEIGDKNIINIDVIFRNIKLIIVYLVLSLSSFQLSTPINNRFNLDDYLLLSIHLRKLAMKMLNYHLDESDTIIEQLEQEQEKEEQSQNTRWRRNYNLVNDYSCYILLALILQIEIDTYLSIFENYELIYAIGDFIIEKTNPKSKSSSTTTSNTTTPKKKKKLSPLLKLLINIFKIKYIFYESTHSINLFNYQINQQDEEINYRDLNENYDLISTSSLSDNENEEEEEEEEEEEEEEEEEDKRQIKPTIKNLIISNDSITTSYEPMSYTISFNKDNSNSLNNAKTKKQQQKTDKTIKTGKENTTITTTTTVVGGGSGGGKKFIPDDNFTNELDINYIYLMYGIPKSLIDLFYEIIHLTNHKNIFHRRKVFPRNFPKICAEFEDRLINWSIDNDSNWQLIYTPITITTTTNNDGSFLELLRLNIISFHQSLIIYYNQLLKKNCKLKDYQDLIEDNLNNFQKLLSHHKQQSKQKQKQKQKLFFKPLIWILFIIGSSTINPSIQNQIKSIWQSIENDYKFGVANYWRCKQILYEIWNQREINNDNNNNNHNNNKSIIGNLGNQTNNKNDTEGDENLGFMNMIREYGIVLNLG, from the coding sequence ATGGCAAGGAGAAAAGGTCGTACATTTGAAGGATGTTGGACATGTAGATCGAGAAAAGTCAAATGTGATTTAACCAAACCTCAATGTAATCGAtgtttaaaatcaaatcgaATATGTCAAGGTTATGAAATTAGATTAGGATGGTGTCAACCAATGATATATGATCATAATGATACTACCAATAATGAtacttttaaatttttaaataatgaagaatttgaaaaagatttagaTAATTTTCAACGACGAAATGTTGAATTAGTGAAATATCCTAAACATATGAAATATGAAACTTAtgaacaattaaattatattttgaatcaatttgataatctAGAAATGATGAACCATGATAATATGAGTAAGaatgaagataaagatagtgaaaatgaaaaggaATTTACTATTGGACCATTTAAATGTATCAAATGGaagaatataaatacaatgaatttcaaaaaaacttctaataaaattatGAAAACCCCACAGAAATCCCAACCTTTAATTAAACCCCAGAATGAAAGTGTTACCCTGAATAAATCTAGGATAAAAACAAAGACAAAACATTCAACTAACACAATTAATGATACCAAAATATCTAATCTTAAGAGTAATAAAATAACTAATGGTAATATTAATGTTTATTcagatttattaaattttgcCAAATTAACTATTGTTGGTATAAAAGGTCctaaatataatataactGATCAAACCATTTATCATATATTTGAACCAGAATTTTTCCCTAATGTTGattctgatgatgattggttaattgatattaatgaatatcttgatcaattgttccaacaacaacagaaaaacCTACCAAATTTATCTAACGGTAATGATGGTTGCAGCGGCGGATTGATAATAACTCcattattacaaaaattattaaataattttattaatcaaagtaatgaaattttgaattttaatCGAATGggatttcaatttaattatattgatatttttataaTACCATTTATACAACGAATTTTTGGagaattgatttgttgGGATTTCAATGATATTAAATCTActcaattaaataaatcttTATTAATATCACAACATGGGTCAACTGATGATAACCCCAATGAttcagaagaagaagaagaacaagaagaacaagatgatgatgatgatgagatAGGGGATaagaatattattaatatcgATGTTATTTTCCgaaatattaaattaattattgtttatttagttttatcattatcttcatttcaattatcaacaccaataaataatcGATTTAATTTGgatgattatttattattaagtATTCATTTACGGAAATTAGCTATGAAAATGTTGAATTATCATCTTGATGAATCCGATACAATAATAGAACAACttgaacaagaacaagaaaaagaagaacaacTGCAAAATACACGTTGGAGAAGGAATTATAATTTAGTGAATGATTATTCTTGTTATATATTATTAGCATTAATattacaaattgaaattgatacatatttatcaatatttgaaaattatgaattgatttatgCCATTGGTGattttataattgaaaaaactaaTCCTAAATCAAAAAGCAGTAGTACTACCACCagcaacaccaccacccccaaaaagaagaagaaattgagtccattattgaaattattaattaatatatttaaaattaaatatattttttatgAAAGTACTCATTcgataaatttatttaattatcaaataaatcaacaagatgaagaaatcaattatcgagatttgaatgaaaattatGATTTAATAAGTACTTCAAGTTTAagtgataatgaaaatgaggaggaggaagaagaagaagaagaggaggaagaggaggaagaagaagaagataaacGACAGATTAAACCGACAATAAAGAATCTAATTATATCTAATGATTCAATAACTACATCATATGAACCAATGTCATATACTATTAGTTTTAATAAAGATAATTCCAATAGTTTGAACAATGCAAAAACcaagaaacaacaacaaaaaaccGACAAGACTATTAAAActggaaaagaaaacaccaccatcactaccactactactgttgttggtggtggtagtggtggcggtaaaaaatttatacCAGATGATAATTTCACTAATGAATTGGatattaattatatttatttaatgtaTGGCATAcctaaatcattaattgatttattttatgaaattattcatttaacTAATCATAAAAACATTTTCCATCGTCGTAAAGTATTCCCAAGAAATTTCCCGAAAATTTGTGCTGAATTTGAAGATAgattaattaattggtcaattgataatgatctGAATTGGCAATTAATATATACTCccatcaccatcaccaccaccactaataatgatgggtcatttttggaattattaCGATTGAATATTATATCATTTCATCAAagtttaataatttattataatcaattattgaaaaaaaattgtaaattaaaagattatcaagatttaatagaagataatttaaacaattttcaaaaactaTTATCTCATcataaacaacaactgaaGCAGAAGCAGAAGCAGAAGCAGAAACTTTTCTTTAAACCTTTGATATGgatattatttataattggaTCAAGTACAATTAATccatcaattcaaaatcaaattaaatcaatttggcaatcaattgaaaatgattataaatttggTGTAGCTAATTATTGGCGATGTAAACAAATATTATATGAAATTTGGAATCAACGagaaattaataatgataataataataataatcataacaataataaatctatAATAGGTAATTTAGGAAATCAAACCAATAACAAGAATGATACTGAGGGTGATGAAAATTTAGGGTTTATGAATATGATTAGAGAATATGGAATTGTGTTAAATTTaggataa